In the genome of Globicephala melas chromosome 3, mGloMel1.2, whole genome shotgun sequence, one region contains:
- the CDC37 gene encoding hsp90 co-chaperone Cdc37 isoform X1 codes for MVDYSVWDHIEVSDDEDETHPNIDTASLFRWRHQARVERMEQFQKEKEELDRGCRECKRKVAECQRKLKDLEVAEGEGSRAELERLQAEAQQLRKEERSWEQKLEEMRKKEKSMPWNVDTLSKDGFSKSMVNTKPERAEEESEEVREQKHKTFVEKYEKQIKHFGMLRRWDDSQKYLSDNAHLVCEETANYLVIWCIDLEVEEKCALMEQVAHQTIVMQFILELAKSLKVDPRACFRQFFTKIKTADRQYMEGFNDELEAFKDRVRGRAKLRIEKAMKEYEEEERRKRLGPGGLDPVEVYESLPEELQKCFDVKDVQMLQDAISKMDPTDAKYHMQRCIDSGLWVPNSKSSEAKEEEEAGPGDPLLEASSRGDEKDVSA; via the exons GCCCGGGTGGAGCGCATGGAGCagttccagaaagaaaaggaggagctGGACAGGGGCTGTCGCGAGTGCAAGCGCAAGGTGGCCGAGTGCCAGCGGAAGCTGAAGGATCTGGAGGTGGCCGAGGGCGAGGGCAGCAGGGCCGAGCTGGAGCGGCTGCAGGCCGAGGCACAGCAGCTGCGCAAGGAGGAGCGGAGCTGGGAGCAGAAGCTGGAGGAGATGCGCAAGAAGGAGAAGAGCATGCCCTGGAATGTGGACACGCTCAGCAAGGACGGCTTCAGCAAG AGCATGGTCAATACCAAGCCTGAGCGGGCGGAGGAGGAGTCGGAGGAGGTGAGGgaacagaaacacaaaacctTCGTGGAGAAGTATGAGAAACAGATCAAGCACTTCG GCATGCTCCGCCGCTGGGATGACAGCCAGAAGTACCTGTCGGACAACGCCcacctggtgtgcgaggagaccGCCAACTACCTGGTCATCTGGTGCATTGACCTAGAGGTGGAGGAG AAATGTGCGCTGATGGAGCAGGTGGCCCACCAGACCATCGTCATGCAGTTCATCCTGGAGCTGGCCAAGAGCCTGAAGGTGGACCCCCGTGCCTGCTTCCGGCAGTTCTTCACCAAGATCAAG ACTGCTGACCGTCAGTACATGGAGGGCTTCAACGACGAGCTGGAGGCCTTCAAAGACCGCGTGCGGGGCCGGGCCAAGCTGCGCATCGAGAAGGCCATGAAGGAGTACGAGGAGGAGGAGCGCAGGAAGCGGCTTGGCCCCGGCGGTCTGGACCCCGTCGAGGTCTACGAGTCCCTCCCTGAG GAACTCCAGAAATGCTTTGACGTGAAGGATGTGCAGATGCTCCAAGATGCCATCAGCAAGATGGACCCCACC GACGCGAAGTACCACATGCAGCGCTGCATCGACTCCGGCCTCTGGGTCCCCAACTCCAAGTCCAGTGAGgccaaagaagaggaggaggcggGTCCCGGGGACCCCTTGCTGGAAGCCTCCAGTCGGGGCGACGAGAAAGACGTCAGCGCATAA
- the CDC37 gene encoding hsp90 co-chaperone Cdc37 isoform X2, whose product MEQFQKEKEELDRGCRECKRKVAECQRKLKDLEVAEGEGSRAELERLQAEAQQLRKEERSWEQKLEEMRKKEKSMPWNVDTLSKDGFSKSMVNTKPERAEEESEEVREQKHKTFVEKYEKQIKHFGMLRRWDDSQKYLSDNAHLVCEETANYLVIWCIDLEVEEKCALMEQVAHQTIVMQFILELAKSLKVDPRACFRQFFTKIKTADRQYMEGFNDELEAFKDRVRGRAKLRIEKAMKEYEEEERRKRLGPGGLDPVEVYESLPEELQKCFDVKDVQMLQDAISKMDPTDAKYHMQRCIDSGLWVPNSKSSEAKEEEEAGPGDPLLEASSRGDEKDVSA is encoded by the exons ATGGAGCagttccagaaagaaaaggaggagctGGACAGGGGCTGTCGCGAGTGCAAGCGCAAGGTGGCCGAGTGCCAGCGGAAGCTGAAGGATCTGGAGGTGGCCGAGGGCGAGGGCAGCAGGGCCGAGCTGGAGCGGCTGCAGGCCGAGGCACAGCAGCTGCGCAAGGAGGAGCGGAGCTGGGAGCAGAAGCTGGAGGAGATGCGCAAGAAGGAGAAGAGCATGCCCTGGAATGTGGACACGCTCAGCAAGGACGGCTTCAGCAAG AGCATGGTCAATACCAAGCCTGAGCGGGCGGAGGAGGAGTCGGAGGAGGTGAGGgaacagaaacacaaaacctTCGTGGAGAAGTATGAGAAACAGATCAAGCACTTCG GCATGCTCCGCCGCTGGGATGACAGCCAGAAGTACCTGTCGGACAACGCCcacctggtgtgcgaggagaccGCCAACTACCTGGTCATCTGGTGCATTGACCTAGAGGTGGAGGAG AAATGTGCGCTGATGGAGCAGGTGGCCCACCAGACCATCGTCATGCAGTTCATCCTGGAGCTGGCCAAGAGCCTGAAGGTGGACCCCCGTGCCTGCTTCCGGCAGTTCTTCACCAAGATCAAG ACTGCTGACCGTCAGTACATGGAGGGCTTCAACGACGAGCTGGAGGCCTTCAAAGACCGCGTGCGGGGCCGGGCCAAGCTGCGCATCGAGAAGGCCATGAAGGAGTACGAGGAGGAGGAGCGCAGGAAGCGGCTTGGCCCCGGCGGTCTGGACCCCGTCGAGGTCTACGAGTCCCTCCCTGAG GAACTCCAGAAATGCTTTGACGTGAAGGATGTGCAGATGCTCCAAGATGCCATCAGCAAGATGGACCCCACC GACGCGAAGTACCACATGCAGCGCTGCATCGACTCCGGCCTCTGGGTCCCCAACTCCAAGTCCAGTGAGgccaaagaagaggaggaggcggGTCCCGGGGACCCCTTGCTGGAAGCCTCCAGTCGGGGCGACGAGAAAGACGTCAGCGCATAA